From a region of the Sulfuriferula plumbiphila genome:
- the gorA gene encoding glutathione-disulfide reductase, whose product MTKHYDLLAIGGGSGGIATVNRAARYGAKCAVIEGGRLGGTCVNVGCVPKKIMWNTAAVNHALERAAEYGFSLGKHEFHWPVLKQARDAYIERLNQRYGVGLADNNVELIRGYARFVDAHTVEVNGAQFTADHVVIATGGRPVVPQIPGAEWGITSDGFFELETQPQRVAVVGAGYIAVELAGVLNMLGSEVSLLLRRAHFLDSFDAMLRETLMEDMVEAGVNILTHRSVAEMRREGGALTLIFEHGEQLSGIDSVIWAIGREPNTRALNLGTAGVETDARGYIHTDAFQNTNVANIYAIGDITPRPALTPVAIAAGRRLGDRLFGGISDRHLDYSTIPTVVFSHPPIGTVGLTEAQAREIHGDGVKVYQTRFTPMVHAFSPRPTKTAMKLITVGEHEKIVGLHVIGDGADEMLQGFAVAIKMGATKKDFDDTVAIHPTSAEEFVTMR is encoded by the coding sequence ATGACAAAACATTACGATTTGCTGGCCATCGGCGGTGGCAGTGGCGGCATTGCAACGGTCAATCGCGCTGCGCGTTATGGCGCAAAGTGCGCAGTCATTGAGGGTGGCAGACTGGGGGGAACCTGTGTGAACGTTGGCTGCGTCCCGAAGAAAATCATGTGGAATACCGCTGCCGTAAACCATGCCCTGGAAAGGGCAGCAGAGTACGGTTTTAGCCTGGGCAAGCATGAATTTCATTGGCCTGTCTTGAAACAGGCCCGCGATGCCTATATTGAGCGGCTCAATCAACGCTATGGAGTCGGGCTGGCCGATAACAATGTTGAACTTATCCGTGGCTATGCGCGTTTTGTGGACGCCCATACGGTTGAAGTCAATGGTGCGCAATTCACGGCGGATCATGTCGTGATTGCCACGGGTGGCCGCCCAGTCGTGCCGCAGATACCTGGCGCTGAATGGGGAATTACTTCCGACGGTTTTTTCGAGCTGGAAACACAGCCGCAACGCGTGGCTGTGGTGGGAGCCGGCTACATTGCCGTGGAACTGGCAGGCGTACTCAATATGCTGGGTAGCGAAGTATCCCTGTTATTGCGCCGCGCCCATTTCCTCGATAGCTTTGATGCCATGCTGCGGGAAACGCTGATGGAAGATATGGTCGAGGCGGGGGTCAATATCCTGACGCATCGCAGCGTGGCTGAGATGCGCCGAGAAGGGGGCGCCTTGACGCTGATTTTTGAACATGGCGAACAGCTGTCTGGAATCGATAGCGTGATCTGGGCGATTGGACGGGAGCCGAACACCCGGGCATTGAACCTGGGGACCGCAGGTGTTGAAACGGATGCGCGTGGATATATCCATACGGATGCATTCCAGAATACAAACGTGGCGAATATCTATGCCATTGGCGATATCACTCCGCGCCCGGCATTAACTCCAGTGGCGATTGCCGCCGGACGCCGGCTCGGCGACCGCCTCTTTGGCGGCATCTCAGATCGCCATCTGGATTACAGCACTATCCCGACGGTAGTCTTCAGCCACCCGCCGATCGGCACGGTTGGCTTGACCGAAGCCCAGGCACGTGAAATTCATGGGGATGGGGTCAAGGTGTATCAGACCCGCTTTACACCCATGGTACATGCTTTCTCCCCGCGTCCGACCAAAACCGCCATGAAACTGATAACTGTCGGCGAACACGAGAAAATTGTCGGGCTGCATGTCATTGGCGACGGCGCCGACGAAATGCTGCAGGGTTTTGCAGTAGCAATCAAAATGGGGGCCACGAAGAAAGACTTCGACGACACGGTGGCTATCCATCCGACCAGTGCGGAGGAATTCGTCACCATGCGGTAG
- a CDS encoding TDT family transporter, with protein sequence MNTNSHIPQPLAKLSHPREAIRQFTPNWFTATMGTGVLALALNQFPYGHSTLYPIADFFWRFNIFLFVLFSVLYLLRWMFFPNEAKAIFQHPVVSMFFGAIPMGLATILNGFLAFGINRWGQTAVSIAYGLWWIDALLALLCAVVLPYLMFTRQTHSIENMTAVWLLPIVAAEVTAASGGLLAPHLTDASSAVLIFFMSYILWAISVPLAMGVLVILFMRLVLHKLPPRDMAVSSWLSLGPIGTGALGLLLLGGDAPTILAPQGMASMGVVAQGFGVIAGTILWGYGLWWLVMAVLITLRYIKEGLPFNMGWWGFTFPIGVYSLATLALARSTHLQFFEWAGAFLVVMLTGFWVLVSIRTVIGAYQGTLFFSPCLSVETGLADPVCGAPNGE encoded by the coding sequence GTGAACACCAATTCGCACATTCCGCAACCGCTTGCAAAACTTTCGCATCCCCGAGAAGCGATTCGCCAGTTCACGCCCAACTGGTTTACCGCCACCATGGGTACCGGCGTGCTGGCGCTTGCGTTAAACCAGTTTCCCTATGGCCACTCGACGTTATATCCGATTGCGGACTTTTTCTGGCGTTTCAATATCTTTCTTTTCGTCTTGTTCAGCGTGCTGTATCTGCTGCGCTGGATGTTCTTTCCTAATGAAGCAAAAGCCATCTTTCAGCATCCGGTCGTGTCGATGTTTTTTGGCGCCATCCCGATGGGGCTGGCTACCATTTTAAACGGCTTCCTGGCCTTCGGAATCAACCGCTGGGGTCAGACCGCAGTCTCCATTGCGTATGGCCTGTGGTGGATAGACGCGCTGCTGGCCCTGCTGTGCGCGGTCGTGCTGCCTTATCTGATGTTTACCCGCCAGACGCACAGCATCGAAAACATGACGGCGGTGTGGCTATTGCCCATTGTGGCAGCCGAGGTGACGGCCGCGAGCGGTGGATTGCTGGCGCCGCATCTGACGGACGCGTCCTCGGCGGTGCTGATTTTCTTTATGAGCTATATCCTGTGGGCCATATCCGTGCCGCTGGCCATGGGTGTGCTCGTGATCCTGTTCATGCGGCTGGTACTACACAAACTGCCGCCGCGCGATATGGCCGTATCAAGCTGGCTGAGTCTGGGCCCGATTGGTACCGGCGCCTTGGGTCTGCTGCTTCTGGGTGGTGATGCCCCGACCATACTCGCACCGCAGGGTATGGCCAGCATGGGTGTGGTAGCCCAGGGATTCGGAGTGATTGCGGGAACCATCCTTTGGGGATACGGACTTTGGTGGCTGGTGATGGCGGTGCTGATAACGCTGCGCTATATCAAGGAGGGTTTGCCTTTCAATATGGGCTGGTGGGGTTTCACCTTCCCGATCGGGGTGTACTCCCTGGCCACCCTGGCGCTGGCGAGAAGCACGCATCTGCAGTTCTTTGAATGGGCGGGCGCCTTCCTGGTCGTCATGCTGACCGGTTTCTGGGTGCTGGTGTCTATTCGAACGGTGATCGGCGCGTATCAGGGCACGCTCTTTTTCTCCCCCTGTCTGTCAGTTGAAACCGGACTGGCGGACCCTGTCTGTGGTGCACCCAATGGCGAGTAA
- a CDS encoding IS4 family transposase, which translates to MHAQRIIQDLLQTECDTIHAKRRITLALMVQASCIGHLSLIGISRRLNSSTALRHRIKRGDRLLGNLHLSHEKLDVYRAMARRILIGNTRPAIIIDWSDLSADRSQHLLRAALIVKGRAVVLYEEVHPMKQYGSPKVHERFLRRLRALLPQSCRPVLVTDAGFRASWFKLCERLKFDWMGRIRNRDMVHPLGTTDWLGCKSLYPKAAATPQDEGEFEYVRSNPVACRLVLYKKPNCHRQAKTALGKRARCGHSLKQAKTQTEPWLLAVSPSLAELDARTVVDLYSGRMQIEQSFRDVKNPRWGLGLSLSQTTRPDRLAILLLIGALAIFALWLIGLVAQARGYRVNFSSRARAAATLSIISLARWWLEEPVHRTIHFRKREVITALEALGNMTWKM; encoded by the coding sequence ATGCATGCACAGCGAATCATACAAGACCTGTTGCAAACTGAATGCGACACTATCCATGCCAAGCGCCGAATTACGCTCGCGCTCATGGTGCAGGCCAGCTGCATTGGGCATCTCAGCCTTATAGGCATCAGCCGCCGACTCAATAGCAGCACTGCGTTGCGCCACCGCATCAAACGCGGTGACCGGCTGCTCGGCAATCTTCATCTCAGCCACGAGAAACTCGACGTGTATCGCGCCATGGCGCGGCGCATTCTCATCGGCAACACCCGGCCTGCCATCATCATCGACTGGTCTGATCTATCGGCTGACCGCAGCCAGCATTTATTACGCGCTGCGTTGATCGTCAAAGGCCGTGCCGTCGTGTTGTACGAAGAAGTGCATCCGATGAAGCAGTACGGCTCCCCCAAGGTGCATGAACGCTTTCTGCGACGCCTGCGGGCATTGCTACCGCAGTCCTGCCGCCCAGTTCTCGTTACCGATGCAGGATTCAGGGCGTCCTGGTTCAAGTTGTGCGAGCGGTTGAAGTTTGACTGGATGGGGCGCATCCGCAACCGCGACATGGTGCACCCGCTGGGCACGACAGATTGGCTGGGTTGCAAGAGCTTGTATCCCAAGGCCGCCGCCACGCCGCAGGACGAGGGTGAGTTCGAGTACGTGCGCAGTAACCCGGTGGCGTGTCGCCTGGTGCTCTACAAGAAACCGAACTGTCACCGGCAGGCAAAAACCGCCTTGGGTAAACGCGCGCGCTGTGGCCACAGCCTGAAGCAGGCGAAGACGCAAACCGAACCGTGGCTATTGGCTGTATCACCCAGTCTGGCTGAACTTGATGCACGTACAGTGGTGGATTTATACAGCGGGCGGATGCAGATTGAACAGTCGTTCCGCGATGTAAAGAATCCGCGCTGGGGCTTGGGCTTGTCGCTCAGTCAAACTACACGCCCGGATCGTTTGGCGATCCTGCTATTAATCGGGGCGCTGGCGATATTTGCGTTATGGCTGATTGGTCTGGTAGCGCAGGCACGTGGGTATCGGGTGAACTTCAGCTCACGCGCCCGAGCGGCGGCAACGCTGTCGATCATTTCGCTGGCACGCTGGTGGTTGGAAGAGCCAGTACATCGCACGATTCATTTTCGAAAACGGGAAGTAATCACTGCGCTGGAGGCGCTTGGAAATATGACTTGGAAAATGTAA
- a CDS encoding sigma-54 dependent transcriptional regulator: MENVNMRGRVRAQPLFINRCRHPLNEASWHDDTAQKAGEFIPSFICYPDMRIYNSAKKVGMRRNGEWEILLVGPTLAADKALRKRLSVDYALSSANTLARAIKAMEAGDIDAVVSEQHYPDGRGVDFLKQMRVVHPNTIRILVMETVRRDEIVKLINDAAIYQVVGAPWEPEQISLMLKRALESRELARRHRYLSHELKFADAVLHRQNDSMTRALQETYEFDKLVFCSNSMAKLCNQAKKAAATDLPVLIEGETGTGKELMARALHLFSARSKQIFLAQNCGELSDSLLQSELFGHKRGAFTGAVGNRLGLFPAADGGTVFLDEISDISPVMQVSLLRFLQEGEFKPVGADQTHHSNVRIIAASNRPLSQLVEEGRFRRDLYYRLRGLELKIPPLRERPEDIQVLTDYLIKKYAEKSSRRVVGISAEAMQRLKCYDFPGNVRELENEVRRMVAMTESGAIITVDQLSPEIAQSRPGLQNLRGIELPQGEGFTLKRTVEFIEAQLVRQALHRHHWNHSRAARELGLSRVGLDNKIRRYGIERATDGVTQNG; this comes from the coding sequence TTGGAAAATGTAAATATGAGGGGAAGGGTCAGGGCCCAACCCCTCTTTATTAATAGGTGCAGACACCCACTCAATGAGGCCAGCTGGCACGATGATACCGCGCAAAAGGCGGGGGAATTCATTCCATCATTCATCTGCTATCCTGACATGAGGATATACAATTCTGCAAAGAAAGTTGGCATGCGACGGAATGGTGAGTGGGAAATATTGTTGGTGGGGCCAACGTTGGCTGCGGATAAAGCTTTGCGTAAAAGGCTGTCCGTTGATTATGCGCTGTCTTCTGCGAATACCCTGGCTCGAGCCATTAAAGCAATGGAAGCGGGTGATATCGACGCGGTGGTGTCGGAGCAGCATTATCCTGATGGGCGTGGGGTTGATTTTCTCAAGCAAATGCGGGTCGTCCACCCGAACACCATTCGTATTCTGGTAATGGAAACTGTACGGCGTGACGAGATCGTCAAACTGATCAACGACGCGGCGATCTATCAGGTGGTCGGAGCACCGTGGGAGCCCGAACAGATCAGCCTGATGCTCAAGCGCGCCCTGGAAAGTCGTGAATTGGCGCGCAGGCACCGCTATCTCAGCCACGAGCTGAAATTCGCCGACGCTGTGCTACACCGTCAGAATGACAGCATGACGCGCGCGCTGCAAGAAACCTACGAATTCGACAAGTTGGTGTTTTGCAGCAATTCCATGGCCAAACTCTGCAACCAGGCAAAAAAGGCCGCTGCAACCGATCTACCCGTGTTGATCGAAGGCGAAACCGGAACCGGCAAAGAACTCATGGCACGGGCGTTGCACCTGTTTAGCGCGCGCAGCAAGCAGATATTTCTGGCGCAAAATTGCGGTGAGTTGTCAGACAGCTTGTTGCAGTCCGAGTTGTTCGGCCACAAGCGCGGCGCGTTTACCGGCGCGGTGGGTAATCGTCTCGGTCTGTTTCCGGCGGCTGATGGCGGTACCGTTTTCCTGGATGAAATATCGGATATTTCTCCCGTCATGCAAGTCAGTCTGCTGCGCTTTTTGCAAGAAGGGGAGTTCAAGCCGGTGGGGGCTGACCAGACCCACCACAGTAATGTCCGCATCATTGCCGCAAGCAATCGCCCATTAAGCCAGTTGGTTGAGGAAGGCCGGTTCCGCCGCGATCTCTATTACCGCCTGCGCGGCCTGGAGCTGAAAATTCCACCCTTGCGGGAGCGGCCTGAAGATATTCAGGTGCTGACTGATTATTTGATCAAGAAATACGCCGAGAAAAGTAGCCGGAGGGTGGTGGGTATCTCTGCCGAAGCGATGCAAAGGCTCAAGTGCTATGACTTTCCAGGTAATGTGCGCGAGCTTGAAAACGAAGTGCGGCGCATGGTTGCGATGACAGAAAGCGGTGCCATCATTACCGTAGATCAACTATCCCCTGAAATAGCCCAAAGTCGACCCGGGTTACAGAATTTACGCGGGATAGAATTACCCCAGGGCGAGGGTTTTACGCTCAAGAGAACGGTCGAATTTATCGAAGCTCAACTCGTACGCCAGGCCTTGCATCGTCATCATTGGAACCACTCGCGCGCCGCACGCGAACTGGGTTTGTCGCGTGTGGGTCTGGACAACAAGATCAGGCGCTATGGCATCGAACGCGCCACGGATGGAGTGACCCAAAATGGCTGA
- a CDS encoding NADH-quinone oxidoreductase subunit B family protein codes for MANLLWLQGGACSGNTMSFLNAEEPSACDLVTDFGINVLWHPSLGVELGDNVKKILLDCISGKIALDIFVFEGTVVTAPNGTGEWNRFAGRAMQDWVRELSKAATYVVAVGDCATWGGIPATAPNPSESRGMQFLKREKGGFLGDGFKSKSGLPVVNIPGCPAHPDWITQIVVAIATGRGADIAVDEFHRPKTFFQSFTQTGCTRNMHFAYKVSATEFGQRKGCLFYDLGCRGPMTHSPCNRILWNRQSSKTRAGMPCLGCTEPEFPFFDLAPGTVFKTQTVMGVPKDLPLGVDKKGYIALTGAAKNAAPAWAEQDLFVV; via the coding sequence ATGGCAAATCTCTTGTGGTTACAAGGCGGTGCTTGCTCCGGCAACACCATGTCCTTTCTTAACGCCGAGGAACCGAGCGCCTGTGATCTCGTCACGGACTTCGGTATCAACGTGCTCTGGCACCCATCGCTCGGCGTGGAGCTCGGTGACAACGTGAAGAAAATCCTGCTCGATTGCATATCCGGCAAGATTGCGCTCGATATCTTCGTGTTCGAGGGCACGGTGGTCACCGCACCCAATGGCACAGGGGAATGGAACCGCTTCGCCGGTCGCGCGATGCAGGATTGGGTGCGTGAACTGTCCAAGGCGGCCACCTATGTTGTCGCCGTCGGCGACTGCGCCACCTGGGGCGGTATTCCCGCCACCGCGCCGAATCCCAGCGAATCCAGGGGCATGCAGTTCCTCAAGCGGGAGAAGGGCGGTTTTCTTGGCGATGGATTCAAATCCAAATCCGGTTTGCCGGTGGTCAACATTCCCGGTTGCCCGGCGCACCCGGACTGGATCACGCAAATCGTGGTCGCGATTGCCACCGGGCGCGGCGCCGACATCGCGGTGGACGAGTTCCACCGTCCCAAGACCTTCTTCCAGAGCTTCACCCAGACCGGCTGCACGCGCAACATGCACTTCGCCTACAAGGTGTCGGCCACCGAGTTTGGCCAGCGCAAGGGCTGCCTGTTCTATGACCTCGGATGTCGCGGTCCGATGACGCATTCGCCCTGCAACCGCATCCTGTGGAACCGGCAGTCATCCAAGACGCGCGCCGGCATGCCCTGCCTGGGTTGTACCGAACCCGAATTCCCGTTCTTCGATCTCGCGCCGGGTACCGTATTCAAGACGCAAACGGTGATGGGCGTACCCAAGGATCTGCCGCTGGGCGTGGACAAGAAAGGTTACATCGCCCTCACTGGCGCAGCCAAAAATGCGGCTCC